The following proteins are co-located in the Halopelagius inordinatus genome:
- a CDS encoding glutathione-independent formaldehyde dehydrogenase: MRAVVYQGPKDVAVEDVDEPEIQHPNDVVIDITTTAICGSDLHMYEGRTDADPGLVFGHENMGVVTEVGDGVSTLEEGDRVVAPFNVACGFCRNCENGYTGFCTNVNPGFAGGAYGYVAMGPYQGGQAEQLRIPYADFNALKLPEGNEHEDAFAMLADIFPTGWHGTELANLKPGESIAIYGAGPVGLMAAYSADIKGASEIYVVDRVESRLDLAEEHANATAINFQEGDPVDQIKDAHGGGVDKGVDAVGYQAVDPESVRENPDEPYDPARENPAVVLNQLVQTVRPTGQIGVPGLYVPSDPGAPDDMAAQGRLGIDFGKLFEKGHKFGTGQCNVKEYNRELRDLIIEGKADPSWVVSDRVSLDDAPEMYERFDQREEGVTKVVLEP, from the coding sequence ATGCGCGCAGTAGTTTATCAGGGGCCAAAGGACGTGGCCGTAGAGGACGTGGACGAACCGGAGATTCAACACCCGAACGACGTGGTCATCGACATCACGACGACTGCCATCTGCGGGTCCGACCTGCACATGTACGAGGGCCGAACGGACGCGGACCCGGGCCTCGTGTTCGGACACGAGAACATGGGCGTCGTCACCGAAGTGGGCGACGGAGTCAGCACACTAGAGGAGGGCGACAGAGTCGTCGCCCCGTTCAACGTCGCCTGCGGATTCTGTCGGAACTGCGAGAACGGCTATACGGGGTTCTGTACCAACGTCAACCCCGGGTTCGCCGGCGGGGCCTACGGCTACGTGGCGATGGGACCGTATCAGGGCGGACAGGCGGAGCAACTCCGCATCCCGTACGCGGACTTCAACGCCCTGAAACTCCCCGAGGGCAACGAACACGAGGACGCGTTCGCGATGCTGGCGGACATCTTCCCGACGGGGTGGCACGGCACCGAACTGGCGAACCTAAAACCGGGCGAGTCGATAGCCATCTACGGCGCGGGACCGGTCGGACTGATGGCCGCCTACAGCGCGGATATCAAGGGGGCCTCGGAGATATACGTCGTCGACCGAGTCGAGAGTCGCCTCGACCTCGCGGAGGAACACGCGAACGCGACGGCCATCAACTTCCAAGAGGGCGACCCGGTAGACCAGATAAAGGACGCACACGGCGGCGGCGTCGATAAGGGCGTAGACGCCGTCGGCTATCAGGCCGTCGACCCCGAATCGGTGCGGGAGAACCCCGACGAACCGTACGACCCCGCGAGGGAGAACCCGGCCGTGGTTCTCAACCAACTGGTCCAGACGGTTCGACCGACGGGCCAAATCGGCGTCCCCGGCCTGTACGTTCCCTCGGACCCCGGCGCGCCCGACGACATGGCCGCGCAGGGCCGTCTCGGAATCGACTTCGGGAAACTGTTCGAGAAGGGCCACAAGTTCGGAACCGGCCAGTGTAACGTCAAAGAGTACAACCGGGAACTGCGCGACCTGATAATCGAGGGCAAAGCCGACCCGAGTTGGGTCGTCTCCGACCGCGTCAGTCTCGACGACGCGCCCGAGATGTACGAACGGTTCGACCAACGCGAAGAAGGCGTGACGAAAGTCGTCCTCGAACCGTAA
- a CDS encoding CobW family GTP-binding protein: MPQLEDDRIPVTLVSGTLGAGKTTLVNNVLRNAGEYDVAVLVNDMGEVNIDAELIAGSADDDVIDLTNGCICCQLQGDLVSEVNRLARERSFDVLLVEASGISDPVPVARTFLGDTADGEDPTAHYRLDTVVSVVDAYGFWKEFDPDAERPAELDAPGRTLADVLVDQVEFCDVLVLNKCDLVPDDELDEMERVVRELQPRATVYRETYADVSPDAVLATGLFDYEEVSRSSGWKRRLREGDGDEGHGGESHEGHDHADHDHAAAHGVTSFLYESDRPFHPGRLDDYLTEWPDGVVRAKGFFRLATRPETVMGLNRAGPSVTAGPIGRWGEGDDRRTRLVFIGRDVPEESVRSALDDCLTTEAELEDAGELSDPFPSE; this comes from the coding sequence ATGCCACAGTTGGAGGACGATAGAATCCCGGTCACACTCGTCAGCGGAACGCTCGGCGCGGGGAAGACGACGCTCGTGAACAACGTGCTCAGGAACGCCGGAGAGTACGACGTGGCGGTTCTCGTCAACGACATGGGCGAGGTGAACATCGACGCGGAACTCATCGCCGGGTCCGCCGACGACGACGTGATAGACCTCACGAACGGCTGTATCTGCTGTCAGTTGCAGGGTGACCTGGTCTCGGAGGTGAACCGGTTGGCCAGAGAGCGGTCGTTCGACGTTCTCCTCGTCGAGGCGTCGGGAATCAGCGACCCCGTCCCCGTCGCTCGGACGTTCCTCGGCGACACGGCGGACGGCGAGGACCCGACTGCCCACTATCGGCTGGATACGGTCGTCAGCGTCGTCGACGCCTACGGGTTCTGGAAGGAGTTCGACCCCGACGCCGAGAGGCCCGCGGAGTTGGACGCCCCGGGCCGAACCCTCGCGGACGTCCTCGTCGACCAAGTGGAGTTCTGCGACGTGTTGGTGTTGAACAAGTGTGACCTCGTCCCCGACGACGAACTCGACGAGATGGAACGCGTCGTCCGAGAACTCCAACCGCGCGCGACCGTCTACCGGGAGACGTACGCCGACGTGAGTCCGGACGCGGTTCTCGCGACCGGACTGTTCGACTACGAGGAGGTGAGTCGCTCCAGCGGGTGGAAACGCCGTCTCAGAGAGGGTGACGGCGATGAGGGCCACGGCGGAGAGAGCCACGAGGGCCACGACCACGCGGACCACGACCACGCCGCGGCGCACGGCGTCACCTCGTTTCTCTACGAGTCCGACCGGCCGTTTCACCCCGGACGCCTCGACGACTACCTGACCGAGTGGCCCGACGGCGTCGTCAGGGCGAAGGGATTCTTCCGACTCGCCACGCGCCCGGAGACGGTGATGGGGTTGAACCGCGCGGGGCCGTCGGTCACCGCCGGTCCCATCGGTCGGTGGGGTGAGGGCGACGACAGGCGGACGCGACTCGTCTTCATCGGCAGGGACGTCCCCGAGGAGTCGGTTCGGAGCGCTCTCGACGACTGTCTGACGACGGAGGCGGAACTCGAAGACGCGGGCGAACTCAGCGACCCGTTCCCGTCGGAGTGA
- a CDS encoding cupin domain-containing protein, with the protein MSHTTVAYEDVDPVGGGLHFLRDELDCENLGFSVLEADPGWVGKEHDHAEDGQEEVYFLVDGEATLTVDGDEVRMKAGEAVRIPPEATRQLENGSVESTFVLAGAP; encoded by the coding sequence ATGTCGCACACGACTGTCGCTTACGAAGACGTCGATCCGGTCGGCGGGGGACTGCACTTCCTCCGCGACGAACTCGACTGCGAGAACCTCGGGTTCTCGGTTCTGGAAGCCGACCCGGGATGGGTCGGCAAGGAACACGACCACGCCGAAGACGGCCAAGAAGAGGTGTACTTCCTCGTAGACGGCGAAGCGACGCTGACCGTCGACGGCGACGAGGTTCGGATGAAAGCGGGCGAGGCGGTCAGAATTCCCCCGGAGGCGACGCGCCAACTAGAGAACGGGTCTGTCGAGAGCACGTTCGTCCTCGCCGGCGCGCCCTGA
- the dnaJ gene encoding molecular chaperone DnaJ: protein MSEDFYDVLGVSRDAGEDEIKNAYRKKAAEYHPDVSDDPDAEEKFKKVQKAKEVLSDDEKRQMYDQMGHDRFEQAEKRGGVGGGAGRGGMGGMGGGGNPFEDIFSQFFGGGGQGRSRNQPRQGQNIRTRVSLDLEEAYDGVEKKFTVTRPERCPECDGEGHPPDADVNTCPQCNGQGQQTTVRDTPLGRVQQTQTCRACGGEGQTYSESCPECNGDGTVRNDAKLSVDIPAGIRDGQTLRMEREGAPGENGGPKGDLLIDVNIRDHAEFDREGDDLHHHHPLSFPQAVFGDTVTVPTVDGEAEVDVPAGTQSGETFRLKGKGMPHLRGRGSGDLYVQMQVVTPEQLNEEQRDALEAFAEAGGEEVDVKKGFFEKIKSSF, encoded by the coding sequence ATGAGTGAGGACTTCTACGACGTGCTCGGGGTCTCCCGGGACGCCGGCGAGGACGAGATAAAGAATGCGTATCGAAAGAAGGCCGCAGAGTACCACCCGGACGTCTCCGACGACCCCGACGCAGAAGAGAAGTTCAAGAAGGTCCAGAAGGCAAAGGAGGTGCTCTCGGACGACGAGAAGCGCCAGATGTACGACCAGATGGGCCACGACCGCTTCGAGCAAGCCGAGAAACGCGGCGGCGTCGGCGGCGGTGCCGGACGCGGCGGCATGGGCGGGATGGGCGGCGGCGGAAACCCCTTCGAGGACATCTTCAGCCAGTTCTTCGGCGGCGGCGGACAGGGCCGGAGTCGCAACCAACCCCGGCAGGGACAGAACATCCGCACGCGGGTATCGTTGGACCTCGAAGAGGCGTACGACGGCGTCGAAAAGAAGTTCACCGTCACGCGACCCGAACGGTGTCCGGAGTGCGACGGCGAGGGCCACCCGCCCGACGCCGACGTGAACACCTGCCCGCAGTGTAACGGCCAAGGCCAACAGACCACCGTCCGCGACACGCCGCTCGGCCGCGTCCAGCAGACCCAGACGTGTCGCGCCTGCGGCGGCGAGGGGCAGACGTACAGCGAGTCCTGCCCGGAGTGTAACGGCGACGGCACCGTCCGAAACGACGCGAAACTGTCGGTGGACATCCCCGCGGGTATCCGCGACGGGCAGACCCTCCGGATGGAACGCGAGGGCGCGCCCGGCGAGAACGGCGGGCCGAAAGGTGACCTCCTCATCGACGTCAACATCCGCGACCACGCTGAGTTCGACCGCGAGGGCGACGACCTACACCACCACCACCCGCTTTCGTTCCCGCAGGCCGTCTTCGGCGACACCGTCACGGTGCCGACGGTGGACGGCGAGGCGGAGGTCGACGTGCCCGCCGGAACCCAAAGCGGCGAGACGTTCCGCCTGAAGGGGAAGGGCATGCCCCACCTCCGCGGACGCGGAAGCGGCGACCTGTACGTACAGATGCAGGTGGTCACGCCCGAGCAACTCAACGAGGAACAGAGAGACGCCCTCGAAGCGTTCGCCGAGGCGGGCGGCGAAGAGGTAGACGTCAAGAAAGGCTTCTTCGAGAAGATAAAAAGCTCCTTCTGA